The following proteins come from a genomic window of Oricola thermophila:
- a CDS encoding aromatic ring-hydroxylating oxygenase subunit alpha gives MDQRPVDDDLSCVLEPLEAARGLSNRHYVDPDWYETEKQSLFFDNWTGIGFARDVPENSDAKPIDFLGQPLVIIRGRDGEIRVFQNICRHRGMILVREPGRIRGAIRCPYHSWCYDLDGTLKATPHVGGPGRNIHDAIRRDELGLFEVRSHVWRDVVFVNISGEAPPFEEAHAKAIGRWQEFETPLFHSGADSCFTLEAATNWKLAVENYCESYHLPWVHPGLNSYSRLEDHYHIEEPGFFSGQGTRVYRRLQGDCGETFPDAPGLDDRWETAAEYIALYPNVLLGVHRDHSFAIVLQPDGPDTTVEHVGIYYHAQSAMTPDYAALRERNTKLWKTVFEEDIFVVEGMQRGRHAVHFDGGRFSPAMDGPTHLFHQWVATRLAHR, from the coding sequence ATGGATCAGCGCCCGGTGGATGACGATCTGTCATGCGTCCTTGAACCGCTGGAGGCAGCGCGCGGGCTTTCGAACCGGCATTATGTCGATCCGGACTGGTATGAAACCGAAAAGCAAAGCCTCTTCTTCGACAACTGGACCGGGATCGGCTTTGCCAGGGATGTGCCGGAGAACAGCGACGCCAAGCCGATAGACTTCCTCGGGCAGCCGCTTGTGATTATCCGCGGACGCGATGGCGAGATTCGCGTCTTCCAGAACATCTGCCGCCATCGCGGCATGATCCTTGTCAGGGAACCGGGCCGCATTCGCGGCGCCATACGCTGTCCCTATCATTCCTGGTGCTACGATCTCGACGGCACGCTGAAGGCAACACCGCACGTCGGCGGGCCCGGCCGCAACATCCACGATGCGATCCGCCGCGACGAACTTGGCCTGTTCGAGGTCCGCTCGCATGTCTGGCGCGACGTCGTGTTCGTCAACATCTCCGGCGAGGCCCCGCCCTTCGAGGAAGCGCATGCCAAGGCCATCGGTCGCTGGCAGGAGTTCGAGACGCCGCTTTTCCATTCCGGTGCCGACTCGTGCTTCACGCTGGAAGCGGCAACGAACTGGAAGCTCGCGGTCGAGAACTATTGCGAGAGCTATCACCTTCCCTGGGTTCATCCGGGCCTGAACAGCTATTCGCGCCTCGAGGACCACTACCATATCGAGGAGCCGGGCTTCTTTTCCGGGCAGGGAACGAGGGTCTATCGCAGGCTTCAGGGAGATTGCGGCGAAACCTTTCCGGACGCTCCGGGTCTGGACGACAGATGGGAAACGGCAGCGGAATACATCGCGCTCTATCCGAACGTCCTGCTCGGCGTTCATCGTGACCACTCATTCGCGATCGTGCTGCAGCCGGACGGCCCGGACACCACCGTCGAGCATGTCGGGATATACTACCATGCGCAGAGCGCGATGACGCCGGATTACGCGGCCCTGCGCGAGCGGAACACGAAGCTCTGGAAGACGGTATTCGAGGAGGACATCTTCGTTGTCGAGGGCATGCAACGAGGCAGGCATGCGGTGCATTTCGACGGCGGTCGATTCTCGCCTGCGATGGACGGCCCGACGCACCTGTTTCACCAATGGGTCGCCACCCGGCTCGCACACCGATGA
- a CDS encoding ABC transporter permease → MFHFPLKSLAWVGAGLCIIPITAVGVAAVGGTFETWSALWDTVLPRYIWNTIQLSLMVAIGTAAIGTGAAWLVTMCRFPGSRVLEIVLALPLAFPAYVLAYAYTDLLDHPGAVQTALRAVTGWGPRDYWFPEIRSLPGAALMLIFVLYPYVYLLVRAAFLRQSPTAYFAARTMGHGPWSAFFRVSLPVARPAIAGGTILALMETIADYGTVAHFGVQTFATGIYQAWFSMGDRAAASQLAFCLMLTALFLVVLEARQRGGAKHHQAGNRIEAMTVHRLSGWRAIAAIFACLVPVLAGFVIPIVVLLEMAISSGQNPFAPRYIGFVQNSLTLAAIAAVLTVVGAVIVGYRVRLAPGKAATITKTLSGIGYALPGSVIAVGLLVPFARLDNAVDAFMREHFDISTGLVFTGSIALLVMTYIVRFMAAALSSFDTGMSQIRPNVDAVARTLGATTLVMLVRVHLPLMRASLLTAVLIVFVDTMKELPATLILRPFNFDTLAVQAHRLASDERLAQAAVPSLVIVAFGLLPVILLCRTIARTQQMREPLQPQIPLPIEA, encoded by the coding sequence GTGTTCCATTTTCCGCTGAAATCGCTTGCCTGGGTCGGAGCCGGGTTGTGCATCATCCCGATCACCGCCGTAGGTGTGGCTGCTGTAGGGGGCACATTCGAGACATGGTCCGCGCTGTGGGACACGGTCCTGCCGCGCTATATATGGAACACAATACAGCTTTCCCTGATGGTTGCCATCGGCACCGCGGCAATCGGAACGGGGGCGGCCTGGCTCGTGACGATGTGCCGCTTTCCCGGCAGCCGGGTGCTGGAGATCGTGCTGGCGCTGCCGCTCGCCTTTCCCGCCTATGTGCTCGCCTATGCCTATACCGATCTGCTCGATCATCCCGGGGCGGTGCAGACGGCCCTGCGGGCTGTGACCGGCTGGGGACCGCGCGACTACTGGTTTCCCGAGATCCGCTCGCTTCCGGGCGCCGCCCTGATGCTGATTTTCGTGCTTTACCCCTACGTCTACCTTCTTGTCCGTGCCGCCTTTCTGCGCCAGTCGCCGACGGCCTACTTCGCGGCGCGCACGATGGGCCACGGGCCTTGGAGCGCCTTCTTCCGCGTGAGCCTTCCGGTGGCGCGGCCGGCAATCGCCGGGGGCACGATCCTGGCGCTCATGGAAACCATTGCCGATTACGGGACGGTGGCGCATTTCGGCGTGCAGACCTTCGCCACCGGTATCTACCAGGCATGGTTCTCGATGGGCGACCGGGCGGCCGCTTCCCAGCTTGCGTTCTGCCTGATGCTGACGGCACTCTTTCTCGTCGTGCTGGAGGCCCGGCAGCGCGGCGGGGCGAAACATCACCAGGCCGGCAACCGGATAGAGGCCATGACCGTGCACCGTCTTTCCGGCTGGCGGGCGATCGCGGCCATTTTCGCCTGTCTCGTTCCCGTGCTGGCCGGATTCGTCATCCCGATCGTCGTGCTCCTGGAAATGGCGATTTCGTCGGGCCAGAACCCGTTTGCGCCCCGCTATATCGGTTTCGTGCAGAACTCGCTCACCCTGGCGGCCATTGCGGCGGTGCTGACCGTGGTCGGCGCGGTGATCGTCGGCTACCGGGTGCGGCTGGCTCCGGGCAAGGCGGCGACGATCACCAAGACGCTGTCGGGCATCGGCTATGCGCTTCCCGGCTCGGTCATCGCCGTCGGGTTGCTGGTGCCGTTCGCCCGCCTGGACAATGCGGTGGACGCGTTCATGCGTGAGCATTTCGACATCTCGACCGGCCTCGTCTTCACCGGCTCGATCGCGCTTCTTGTCATGACCTATATCGTCCGCTTCATGGCCGCGGCCCTGTCCTCCTTCGACACGGGCATGAGCCAGATCAGGCCGAATGTCGATGCGGTGGCGCGAACGCTGGGCGCCACGACGCTTGTGATGCTTGTGAGGGTGCACCTCCCGCTCATGCGCGCCAGCCTCCTGACAGCCGTGCTAATTGTCTTTGTCGACACGATGAAGGAGTTGCCGGCAACGCTGATACTGCGACCGTTCAACTTCGACACGCTGGCCGTGCAGGCGCATCGCCTGGCATCGGACGAGCGGCTGGCCCAAGCCGCGGTGCCATCGCTTGTCATCGTCGCTTTCGGACTCTTGCCGGTGATATTGCTTTGCAGGACGATCGCGCGGACACAGCAGATGCGGGAGCCGCTTCAACCGCAAATTCCGCTGCCGATCGAGGCATGA
- a CDS encoding Fe(3+) ABC transporter substrate-binding protein, which produces MKPRLSIFALLLATSAAFAGSAIAAEEVNLYSSRHYDTDEKLYSDFEELTGIRINRIEGNADELIERLKAEGRNSPADVLLTVDAGRIWRAADADLLTPVESEILEERIPAELQHPDNLWFGFSTRARLIFYAKDRVNEPPQTYAELADPKYKGKICIRSGSNIYNLSLLASRIAEYGPEAAEEWAAGLKANLAREPQGGDTDQLRGLVSGECDIAVANSYYFARALRTEVEGLSDHADGIGWIFPDQDGNGTHVNVSAAGVLANAPNRENAIKFLEYLASDSAQEYFASGNDEYPVVEDVGLSASVTKLGEFKRDDLNLSALGEFQAEAQAIFNAVGFK; this is translated from the coding sequence ATGAAACCGCGCTTGTCAATTTTCGCCCTCCTTCTCGCCACATCTGCTGCCTTTGCCGGGTCTGCGATTGCAGCGGAGGAGGTCAATCTCTACTCGTCGCGACACTACGACACCGACGAGAAACTCTATTCCGATTTTGAGGAACTGACAGGCATTCGCATCAACCGCATCGAAGGCAATGCGGACGAGTTGATCGAGCGCCTCAAGGCAGAGGGTCGCAACAGCCCAGCCGACGTGCTGCTGACCGTCGATGCCGGGCGCATTTGGCGCGCTGCCGACGCCGATCTGCTTACCCCCGTCGAAAGCGAAATCCTGGAAGAACGCATTCCGGCGGAGCTGCAGCATCCGGACAATCTCTGGTTCGGCTTCTCGACTCGCGCCCGGCTCATCTTCTATGCGAAGGACCGCGTGAACGAGCCGCCTCAAACTTACGCAGAACTCGCTGACCCGAAATACAAGGGGAAGATTTGCATCCGCTCCGGTTCAAATATCTACAACCTCTCCTTGTTGGCCTCACGTATTGCTGAATATGGGCCGGAAGCGGCCGAAGAGTGGGCGGCAGGTCTGAAGGCCAATCTCGCCCGCGAACCGCAGGGCGGTGACACAGACCAATTGCGAGGCCTTGTTTCCGGCGAGTGCGACATTGCGGTCGCCAATTCCTATTACTTCGCACGGGCGCTGCGCACCGAGGTCGAAGGTCTTTCCGATCATGCCGATGGCATTGGCTGGATTTTCCCCGATCAGGACGGCAACGGCACCCACGTCAACGTTTCTGCGGCGGGCGTCCTGGCCAATGCACCCAACCGCGAGAATGCCATCAAGTTTCTGGAATATCTTGCCTCGGATTCGGCGCAGGAATATTTCGCTTCCGGAAATGACGAATACCCGGTCGTCGAAGATGTCGGCCTGTCTGCTTCGGTCACGAAGCTCGGTGAATTCAAACGCGACGACCTGAACCTGTCCGCACTCGGCGAATTCCAGGCCGAAGCTCAGGCGATCTTCAACGCGGTCGGTTTCAAGTAG
- the rirA gene encoding iron-responsive transcriptional regulator RirA encodes MRLTKQTNYAFRILMYCAANGGELSRVADIAKAYTVSEPFLFKILQPLTEGGLLETVRGRNGGIRLARPAGEITLLDVIRLTEDNFSMAECFNEDVSGCPLVDMCRLSAALREALNAFFAVMAKYTIADLARPHGDIGVLLGLDSDGTAAVAV; translated from the coding sequence ATGCGCCTGACCAAGCAGACCAACTACGCTTTTCGCATCCTGATGTACTGCGCCGCGAATGGCGGCGAACTCAGTCGGGTTGCGGATATTGCCAAGGCCTACACAGTCTCCGAGCCCTTCCTGTTCAAGATTCTGCAGCCTTTGACCGAGGGGGGGCTGCTTGAGACCGTGCGCGGTCGCAACGGTGGCATCCGGCTTGCCCGTCCTGCCGGGGAGATAACGCTGCTTGACGTTATCCGTCTAACCGAGGACAACTTCTCCATGGCGGAGTGCTTCAACGAGGATGTCTCCGGCTGCCCGTTGGTCGACATGTGCAGGTTGTCGGCTGCGTTGCGCGAGGCGCTCAATGCGTTCTTCGCTGTGATGGCCAAATATACGATTGCCGATCTGGCGCGTCCGCATGGCGACATTGGCGTGCTTCTCGGCCTCGATTCTGACGGGACGGCCGCCGTCGCCGTCTAA
- a CDS encoding DUF7507 domain-containing protein: MELPVEPASGALSVALEAALDVTGGMDPQNADGGDQVKIAATVSNTGNIALSDVRPADFVVMVGGVRSTVSSLAIIEPEVLAEIGPGASGEFAITYVLSDEDVYRAAGTEDGLVVRGSATARWAVGEIAAELAEYRVQVPANPRLTIAKGAAIAKAEGNRGAGLEAGDIVTYTYTVTNSGNVAISDITITDEHEGVLLNSAEAASIDEGPFAETESVADPLGVSADESGPNGVWDLLGAGGAVTFTYRHTVTQAEFEAQ; the protein is encoded by the coding sequence TTGGAACTTCCGGTAGAACCGGCAAGCGGTGCGCTGTCGGTAGCGTTGGAAGCCGCGCTCGACGTGACCGGAGGCATGGATCCGCAAAATGCAGATGGCGGAGACCAGGTGAAGATTGCGGCCACTGTGAGCAATACCGGGAATATCGCGTTGAGCGATGTGCGGCCCGCAGATTTCGTTGTCATGGTCGGCGGAGTCCGGAGCACCGTTAGTAGTCTCGCTATCATCGAACCGGAAGTACTGGCAGAGATCGGACCCGGCGCGTCCGGCGAGTTCGCCATCACATACGTGCTGAGCGACGAGGATGTGTACCGCGCTGCCGGTACGGAAGATGGACTGGTGGTCCGGGGTTCGGCGACTGCGAGGTGGGCTGTCGGTGAGATCGCGGCCGAATTGGCCGAATATCGGGTACAAGTTCCGGCCAATCCGCGGTTGACGATAGCGAAGGGCGCGGCGATTGCGAAGGCCGAGGGCAATCGCGGCGCCGGTCTCGAGGCCGGCGATATCGTCACCTACACCTACACGGTGACGAATTCCGGCAATGTCGCGATCAGCGACATAACGATCACCGACGAGCATGAAGGCGTCCTGCTGAACTCGGCGGAAGCGGCGAGCATCGACGAGGGGCCGTTTGCGGAGACCGAGAGCGTCGCCGATCCGCTTGGCGTCAGCGCGGACGAGAGCGGCCCGAACGGCGTTTGGGACCTGCTCGGGGCCGGCGGAGCGGTGACGTTCACCTACCGACACACCGTCACCCAGGCGGAATTCGAGGCGCAGTAG
- the glpK gene encoding glycerol kinase GlpK, producing MGGYILAIDQGTTSSRAIVFDGEQRIAGVGQKEFSQHFPKSGWVEHDLEEIWESVVETCRTAIDRAGVRPSDIAAIGITNQRETVAMWDRTTGKPVHRAIVWQDRRTAPLCDELKDKGHEPDFTSKTGLLLDPYFSGTKIAWLLDNVEGLRGRAEAGDLAFGTIDSFLIWRLTGGARHVTDATNASRTLLYNIAENCWDDDLLAILNIPASILPDVLDCAADFGTAKAEILGAEIPVCGVAGDQQAATIGQACFKPGMFKSTYGTGCFALLNTGSDMVGSKNRMLTTIAYRLNGETTYALEGSIFMAGASVQWLRDGLGIIGNAAETGAMAEKADPEQDVYLVPAFVGLGAPHWDANARGAMFGLTRGTGPNEIAKATLEAVCYQTRDLLEAMYADWGRDAGAGTTLRVDGGMVASDWTMQCLADILDAPVDRPQVLETTALGAAWLAGSHAGVWPDRGGFAKTWALEKRFEPKLDAAERDRKYAGWKDAVKRTLSRS from the coding sequence GTGGGCGGATACATTCTGGCGATCGACCAGGGCACGACATCGTCGCGAGCCATCGTATTCGATGGAGAACAGCGAATCGCCGGAGTGGGGCAGAAGGAGTTCTCGCAGCATTTTCCGAAGTCCGGCTGGGTGGAGCACGACCTCGAGGAAATCTGGGAAAGCGTGGTCGAGACCTGCCGCACAGCGATCGACCGTGCCGGGGTCCGGCCGTCCGACATCGCGGCTATCGGCATCACGAACCAGCGCGAAACAGTCGCCATGTGGGACAGGACGACGGGCAAGCCCGTGCATCGCGCCATCGTCTGGCAGGATCGGCGAACCGCCCCATTGTGCGATGAGTTGAAAGATAAGGGCCACGAGCCTGATTTTACATCGAAAACAGGACTTCTTCTCGATCCTTATTTCTCGGGCACGAAGATTGCCTGGCTGCTTGACAATGTCGAAGGATTGCGCGGGCGCGCCGAGGCGGGCGATCTCGCTTTCGGGACCATAGACAGTTTCCTGATCTGGCGCCTTACGGGCGGTGCACGGCACGTCACCGACGCGACCAATGCATCGCGCACGCTGCTCTACAATATTGCAGAGAACTGCTGGGACGACGACCTGCTGGCGATCCTCAATATCCCTGCATCGATCCTGCCGGACGTGCTCGATTGCGCTGCCGATTTCGGCACCGCGAAGGCGGAAATCCTCGGCGCGGAAATTCCCGTCTGCGGCGTCGCCGGCGACCAGCAGGCGGCGACCATCGGGCAGGCCTGTTTCAAGCCGGGCATGTTCAAGTCGACATATGGCACAGGCTGCTTCGCATTGCTCAACACCGGGTCCGACATGGTCGGCTCGAAAAACCGGATGCTGACGACGATCGCCTACCGCCTGAATGGTGAAACAACCTATGCCCTTGAAGGCTCGATCTTCATGGCAGGCGCTTCGGTGCAATGGTTGCGTGACGGGCTGGGCATCATCGGGAACGCTGCTGAAACCGGCGCGATGGCCGAAAAGGCCGACCCCGAGCAGGATGTCTATCTCGTTCCGGCATTTGTCGGTCTCGGCGCTCCGCACTGGGACGCCAACGCGCGCGGTGCGATGTTCGGCCTGACGCGCGGCACCGGGCCGAACGAGATCGCGAAGGCGACGCTGGAAGCCGTCTGCTACCAGACGCGCGACCTGCTCGAGGCGATGTACGCGGACTGGGGCAGGGATGCCGGTGCCGGAACGACGCTGCGCGTGGACGGCGGCATGGTGGCATCGGACTGGACCATGCAGTGCCTGGCCGACATTCTCGACGCGCCGGTGGACCGGCCGCAGGTGCTCGAAACCACGGCGCTGGGTGCGGCCTGGCTTGCCGGGTCGCATGCCGGTGTATGGCCGGACCGCGGCGGCTTCGCGAAGACATGGGCGCTGGAGAAACGCTTCGAGCCGAAACTGGATGCCGCGGAGCGGGACCGCAAATATGCCGGCTGGAAGGACGCGGTCAAAAGGACGCTAAGCAGGAGCTAG
- a CDS encoding MarR family winged helix-turn-helix transcriptional regulator — translation MSFELETFLPYRLDRISDAVSRHFQPVYRDQHGMTRPEWKVFAHLGQADRTLTAREIVQRTGLHKTKVSRAVAALESRRWLCRDRDDADRRIEHLALTARGRTEYDKLVGILKAREEEMLERLSADQLQTVAQAMSILEKLTA, via the coding sequence GTGAGCTTCGAACTCGAAACTTTCCTGCCCTACCGGCTTGACCGCATATCGGATGCCGTCAGCCGGCATTTCCAGCCGGTTTATCGTGACCAGCACGGCATGACGCGCCCGGAATGGAAGGTCTTTGCCCATCTCGGACAGGCGGACAGGACGCTGACTGCCCGCGAGATCGTGCAACGGACCGGCCTGCACAAGACCAAGGTTTCGCGGGCGGTGGCCGCCTTGGAAAGCCGGCGTTGGCTCTGTCGCGACCGCGACGACGCGGACAGACGTATCGAGCATCTCGCCCTGACCGCCCGCGGACGGACGGAGTATGACAAGCTGGTCGGCATCCTGAAGGCGCGGGAAGAGGAAATGCTGGAGCGCCTGAGTGCGGACCAGTTGCAAACCGTTGCGCAGGCAATGTCGATCCTTGAGAAGCTGACGGCCTAG
- the ureG gene encoding urease accessory protein UreG — translation MTLSPNGPLRVGIGGPVGSGKTTLTAELCKAMRNDYSIGVVTNDIYTAEDAEALVRMQALPAERIEGVETGGCPHTAIREDASINLRAIERLRERVQDLDIVFIESGGDNLAATFSPDLADLSLYVVSVCQGDDIPRKGGPAITRSDLLIINKTDLAPHVGADLDRMRADAEKGRAGRPFVFADLRHGKGTQDIVEFVRKRGGL, via the coding sequence ATGACCCTCTCTCCCAACGGCCCCCTGCGCGTCGGTATCGGCGGCCCGGTTGGCTCGGGCAAGACGACCCTGACCGCAGAACTGTGCAAGGCGATGCGCAACGACTATTCCATCGGCGTCGTCACCAACGACATCTACACCGCCGAGGACGCCGAGGCGCTCGTGCGCATGCAGGCACTTCCCGCCGAGCGGATCGAGGGCGTGGAGACGGGCGGCTGCCCGCACACGGCGATCCGCGAGGATGCATCGATCAACCTGCGCGCCATCGAGCGGCTGCGCGAACGCGTACAGGATCTCGATATCGTCTTCATCGAGTCCGGTGGCGACAACCTTGCAGCCACCTTCTCGCCCGATCTCGCCGACCTGTCCCTCTATGTCGTCTCGGTCTGCCAGGGCGACGACATTCCTCGCAAGGGTGGCCCGGCGATCACCCGCTCCGACCTGCTGATCATCAACAAGACCGATCTCGCCCCTCATGTCGGCGCCGACCTTGACCGCATGCGCGCCGACGCCGAGAAGGGCCGCGCCGGACGGCCGTTCGTCTTTGCCGACCTGCGCCACGGCAAGGGTACGCAGGATATCGTTGAATTCGTGAGAAAGCGGGGCGGACTGTGA
- a CDS encoding urease accessory protein UreF has translation MDSTAGLLRLMSWLSPVFPTGGYAYSSGLEQAAVAGTVMDRNTLGNWLECLLRAGPQWNDAVFFAAAWRSAGDGEAVLSIAELARAMTGSAERLRETTDQGNGFLEAAESWFEQDALPPRDTPLCAAVGTACGLQGIALEDGLAAFLHAFVSNQLQAAIRLSITGQRGAASLLADLEPAIAETAAHAASSTLDDLGTSTVLADIAAMQHETLEPRLFLS, from the coding sequence ATGGACAGCACTGCCGGACTGCTGCGCCTGATGTCCTGGCTCTCGCCGGTATTCCCGACCGGGGGCTATGCCTATTCGAGCGGATTGGAACAGGCGGCGGTGGCCGGAACCGTCATGGACAGGAACACGCTCGGAAACTGGCTCGAATGCCTTCTCCGTGCCGGGCCGCAGTGGAACGACGCGGTGTTCTTTGCCGCCGCCTGGCGTTCTGCCGGCGACGGCGAGGCCGTCTTGTCGATCGCGGAACTGGCGCGCGCGATGACTGGATCCGCCGAACGGCTCCGCGAGACCACGGACCAGGGAAACGGGTTTCTGGAAGCGGCGGAAAGCTGGTTTGAGCAGGACGCGCTGCCCCCGCGCGACACCCCCCTTTGCGCCGCGGTCGGCACGGCCTGCGGATTGCAGGGTATTGCACTCGAGGATGGCCTCGCCGCCTTTCTCCACGCATTCGTCTCCAACCAGTTGCAGGCCGCGATCCGCCTGTCGATCACCGGCCAGCGTGGTGCGGCAAGCCTCCTGGCCGATCTCGAACCGGCAATAGCCGAGACAGCCGCGCATGCCGCATCCTCGACGCTCGATGACCTTGGCACGAGCACGGTTTTGGCCGACATTGCCGCCATGCAACACGAAACGCTCGAACCGAGGCTGTTCCTGTCATGA
- a CDS encoding SMR family transporter has product MHPHLLTNYLLLGAAIVAEVIGTTALVRAESFTRLWPSLITVVSYSVSFWLLSFPIRVIPAGIVYAIWSGTGIVLITLAAWLVFGQRLDLPAIFGLALIVAGVVIVNLFSGSVSH; this is encoded by the coding sequence ATGCATCCACACCTGCTCACCAACTATCTCCTCCTTGGCGCGGCCATCGTGGCGGAGGTGATCGGCACCACCGCGCTGGTGCGCGCGGAGAGTTTTACGCGGCTGTGGCCGAGCCTCATTACCGTCGTCTCCTATTCGGTTTCGTTCTGGCTGCTATCCTTCCCGATCCGCGTAATACCCGCCGGCATTGTCTACGCAATTTGGTCCGGCACCGGCATTGTGCTGATCACGCTTGCCGCCTGGCTGGTTTTCGGACAGCGCCTTGACCTGCCGGCAATATTCGGGCTGGCCCTGATCGTTGCCGGGGTGGTCATCGTGAACCTGTTTTCCGGTTCGGTATCGCACTGA
- a CDS encoding urease accessory protein UreE, with translation MTSDSGIDFLLDLAEARLLRHGDGLVLDDGRVIEVRAEPEDLMEVRGRDARHLLALAWQIGNRHLAAQILPDRILVRRDHVIRDMLEGLGATVTDTRAPFDPEGGAYGDARAPHGHDRHHGHEH, from the coding sequence ATGACCTCCGACAGCGGCATCGATTTCCTGCTCGACCTGGCCGAGGCGCGCCTGCTTCGTCACGGCGACGGCCTCGTGCTCGACGACGGTCGGGTGATCGAGGTCAGGGCCGAACCTGAAGACCTGATGGAGGTTCGAGGCCGCGATGCCCGCCATCTGCTGGCTCTCGCCTGGCAGATCGGAAACCGCCATCTCGCCGCACAGATCCTGCCTGACCGCATCCTCGTTCGCCGCGATCACGTCATCCGCGACATGCTGGAGGGCCTCGGCGCCACCGTCACGGACACGCGGGCACCGTTCGACCCTGAGGGCGGTGCCTATGGCGACGCCCGGGCACCGCACGGCCATGACCGCCATCATGGCCACGAGCATTGA
- a CDS encoding host attachment protein, translating to MSDMKLKNKGWLVIADGEKALFLRNDGDEKFPNLTVFREIEHENPRTGEQGTDKPGRLNDGGGAEGSAPAGANAHRSAVQETDWHKLEKERFAKELADILYKHAHKGSFSEIVLVAAPGVLGTLRKELHKEVADKVIGEVDKDLTGHPVHEIEKLVLA from the coding sequence ATGTCTGACATGAAACTCAAGAACAAGGGCTGGCTGGTGATCGCGGACGGCGAAAAGGCGCTGTTCCTCCGCAATGACGGCGACGAGAAGTTCCCCAACCTGACGGTCTTCCGGGAAATCGAACATGAAAATCCGCGAACCGGCGAACAGGGGACGGACAAGCCCGGTCGCCTGAACGATGGCGGAGGCGCTGAAGGCTCCGCCCCGGCAGGTGCCAACGCACACCGCAGCGCGGTCCAGGAAACCGACTGGCACAAGTTGGAAAAGGAAAGGTTTGCCAAGGAATTGGCCGACATTCTTTACAAGCACGCACACAAGGGAAGCTTCAGTGAAATCGTCCTTGTCGCCGCCCCGGGCGTCCTCGGCACCTTGCGCAAGGAACTGCATAAGGAGGTTGCCGACAAGGTCATCGGCGAGGTGGACAAGGATTTGACGGGGCATCCGGTCCACGAGATCGAGAAACTGGTGCTCGCATAG